A genome region from Panthera uncia isolate 11264 chromosome A3 unlocalized genomic scaffold, Puncia_PCG_1.0 HiC_scaffold_11, whole genome shotgun sequence includes the following:
- the MRPS26 gene encoding 28S ribosomal protein S26, mitochondrial, whose amino-acid sequence MLRALRVLGARPPCGPWAPLLQPVRGRKTRYDPPAKSKLGRVTTPPAVDPVEFFVLTERYRQYRQTVRALRLEFVSEVRKKMHEARAGVLAERKALQEATEHRDLMAWNQAENQRLHELRLARLRQEAQEQEQRQAEEKARRAREAQAWAQLKEQEALQLQEEAKNFITRENLEARVEEALDSPKSYNWAITREGLVVRPQHKGS is encoded by the exons ATGCTGCGCGCGCTGAGGGTCCTGGGCGCGAGACCCCCGTGCGGGCCTTGGGCCCCGCTGCTGCAGCCGGTTCGCGGCCGCAAGACCCGCTATGACCCGCCGGCCAAGTCCAAGCTCGGGCGCGTGACGACCCCGCCTGCGGTGGATCCTGTAGAGTTCTTCGTGCTGACGGAGCGTTACCGGCAGTACCGCCAGACGGTGCGCGCCCTCAG GCTTGAGTTCGTGTCCGAGGTGCGGAAGAAGATGCACGAGGCCCGGGCCGGGGTCCTGGCAGAGCGCAAGGCTCTGCAGGAAGCCACTGAGCACCGCGACCTGATGGCCTGGAACCAGGCGGAGAACCAGCGGCTGCACGAGCTGCG GTTAGCGAGGCTGCGGCAGGAAGCGCAGGAGCAGGAGCAGCGGCAGGCGGAGGAGAAGGCCCGGCGGGCCCGAGAGGCACAAGCCTGGGCGCAGCTCAAGGAGCAGGAAGCGTTGCAGCTGCAG GAGGAGGCAAAAAATTTCATCACCCGAGAGAACCTGGAGGCACGGGTGGAAGAAGCATTGGACTCCCCGAAGAGCTACAACTGGGCCATCACCAGAGAGGGCCTGGTGGTCAGGCCACAGCACAAGGGCTCTTAA
- the LOC125935981 gene encoding LOW QUALITY PROTEIN: progonadoliberin-2 (The sequence of the model RefSeq protein was modified relative to this genomic sequence to represent the inferred CDS: inserted 1 base in 1 codon) produces MAGCRLGLLLLLLLTAHPGHSKAQHWSQGWYPRGKRASSSPQHPQHVPRLPASRPDKAAHNLPNDALAPLXNSVPWEARTTGWWSLHRKQRLVQTLLVKGRDEECELTLIEGAPEPGGHCTSNDLVIAEDRVQRWITTILQIYFKVHQEGAN; encoded by the exons ATGGCCGGCTGCAGGCTAGGCCTtctgctactgctgctgctgacTGCCCACCCTGGACACTCGAAGGCTCAGCACTGGTCCCAGGGCTGGTACCCCAGAGGAAAGCGGGCTTCCAGCTCACCCCAGCACCCACAGCATGTCCCAAGGCTCCCAG CAAGCAGACCAGACAAGGCTGCCCATAACCTCCCAAACGATGCCCTGGCTCCCC AGAACAGTGTGCCCTGGGAGGCCAGAACCACAGGCTGGTGGTCCCTCCACAGGAAGCAGCGCCTGGTGCAGACACTGCTGGTAA AGGGAAGAGATGAGGAATGTGAACTCACACTAATAGAAGGGGCCCCAGAACCAGGTGGTCACTGCACTAGCAATGACTTAGTGATTGCAGAAGACCGAGTGCAGAGATGGATTACTactattttgcaaatttattttaaagtgcacCAGGAGGGCGCTAACTGA